One Prosthecobacter sp. SYSU 5D2 genomic window carries:
- a CDS encoding L,D-transpeptidase family protein, producing the protein MIVVLSQPSLQTQNALAALTLNPKVETQSFFNPEPPVKPKALPKSQPQTEVVQVPVPAPVAVAKPKPQPQAKPPIPAKPWVWQPLVDDVALRFRTEIPDTGGLPLLYLAVLQDDPEWISQLIANGVNVNEITPGGDTPLCAAIRHTSPETVRALLYGGADPKQMSFEKQPPIALASLRRGADILRALTVAGEDPNTRFISPVSKAVLDRVTIKDLKHSLENDRGVTPLIACSARGDVEGATELLKAGAKTNLCTTRYKRYPINFAATQGYLFLMRIILGRQPESEPEILVTINLTQQRAWVTKEGQIIDSCPVSTGRQGYDTPAGRYVITDKHRAWTSTIYHVSMPFFMRLNCSAIGLHSGYVTGRPASHGCIRLPYEKAKKFFGLVRVGDEVQIVY; encoded by the coding sequence ATGATTGTGGTTCTGAGCCAGCCCAGTTTGCAGACGCAAAATGCCCTCGCCGCTCTTACTTTGAACCCCAAGGTGGAAACCCAGAGCTTTTTTAACCCGGAACCGCCAGTCAAACCGAAGGCTCTGCCCAAAAGCCAGCCGCAGACAGAGGTAGTTCAAGTGCCGGTCCCAGCACCTGTGGCCGTTGCCAAGCCTAAACCACAGCCGCAGGCCAAACCGCCTATCCCCGCCAAACCCTGGGTCTGGCAGCCGTTGGTGGATGACGTCGCGCTGCGCTTCCGCACGGAGATTCCGGATACCGGTGGACTGCCGCTGCTCTATCTGGCCGTCTTGCAAGATGACCCGGAATGGATCAGTCAGCTCATCGCGAACGGAGTCAATGTTAACGAGATCACTCCCGGCGGGGATACACCGCTCTGCGCCGCCATCCGGCACACCTCACCAGAGACTGTCCGGGCGCTGCTCTATGGCGGGGCGGATCCCAAGCAGATGAGTTTTGAAAAACAGCCTCCCATTGCCCTCGCCTCCCTGCGTCGTGGAGCGGACATTTTGCGTGCGCTGACCGTCGCCGGGGAGGACCCGAATACGCGGTTCATTTCTCCTGTTTCGAAAGCCGTGCTGGACCGGGTCACAATCAAGGACCTGAAGCACTCGCTGGAGAACGACCGGGGTGTCACCCCCCTCATCGCCTGCTCTGCACGCGGGGATGTGGAAGGTGCGACGGAACTGCTAAAAGCCGGTGCCAAGACCAACCTGTGCACGACCCGATACAAGCGCTACCCCATCAACTTTGCCGCTACCCAGGGATACCTTTTCCTGATGCGCATCATCCTGGGCCGCCAGCCGGAATCGGAACCGGAGATCCTGGTGACGATCAACCTGACCCAGCAGCGCGCCTGGGTGACGAAGGAGGGCCAGATCATTGACAGCTGCCCCGTTTCCACCGGGCGCCAGGGGTATGATACCCCCGCCGGCCGCTATGTGATCACGGACAAGCACCGTGCGTGGACCTCCACCATTTACCACGTCTCCATGCCCTTTTTCATGCGGCTGAACTGCAGCGCCATCGGCCTGCATAGCGGCTACGTGACCGGCCGGCCCGCCTCCCATGGCTGCATCCGCCTGCCCTATGAAAAGGCCAAAAAGTTCTTCGGCCTGGTCCGGGTCGGGGATGAGGTGCAGATCGTCTATTGA
- the hemC gene encoding hydroxymethylbilane synthase, giving the protein MSQPNLTLGTRGSELALTQTRMVTEALQTAHTNLNVIRQIIQTSGDKRQDLRFSEFNAVAHVDKGIFIKELEIALENGEIDAAVHSLKDVPSDLAAGFVIAAVLPRAAIEDVLITREACTLETLRQGARVGTSSVRRAAQLKWLRPDVEIVEIRGNVPTRVKKVLGENALDAVLLAAAGLQRLGLMEGSTIQIEGQTLSALTLDPVVFLPAAGQGAIAIECRADDAASIHAVRALNDGDTEARVMVEREFLRLLGAGCQTPVGAHTWIKEGRLTMAVRVFNEADLSLPPVELEATGLVADPKALAAELARQVK; this is encoded by the coding sequence ATGTCCCAACCCAATCTCACCCTCGGCACCCGTGGCAGCGAACTGGCCCTCACGCAGACGCGCATGGTCACGGAGGCGCTGCAAACGGCGCACACGAACCTGAACGTGATCCGCCAGATCATCCAGACCAGCGGCGACAAGCGCCAGGACCTGCGCTTTTCTGAATTCAATGCCGTGGCGCATGTGGACAAGGGCATCTTTATCAAGGAGCTGGAGATCGCCCTGGAGAATGGGGAGATTGATGCCGCTGTTCACAGCCTGAAGGATGTGCCGTCGGACCTGGCGGCGGGTTTTGTCATCGCAGCGGTGCTGCCGCGCGCGGCCATTGAAGATGTACTGATCACGAGGGAGGCCTGCACACTGGAGACACTGCGCCAGGGCGCGCGCGTGGGCACCAGCAGTGTGCGCCGCGCCGCGCAGCTCAAGTGGCTGCGGCCCGATGTGGAGATCGTGGAGATTCGCGGCAACGTGCCCACCCGCGTAAAAAAAGTGCTGGGGGAAAATGCGCTGGATGCGGTGCTGCTGGCAGCCGCCGGCCTGCAACGTCTGGGGCTCATGGAGGGCAGCACCATCCAGATTGAAGGCCAGACGCTAAGCGCACTGACACTGGACCCGGTGGTGTTTCTACCGGCAGCAGGGCAGGGGGCCATCGCCATTGAGTGTCGCGCGGACGATGCCGCCTCCATCCACGCAGTGCGGGCGCTAAACGATGGCGACACCGAAGCCCGGGTGATGGTGGAGCGCGAGTTTCTGCGCCTGCTGGGTGCCGGCTGCCAGACACCGGTGGGGGCGCATACCTGGATCAAAGAAGGCCGCCTGACCATGGCAGTGCGGGTCTTTAATGAGGCGGATCTTTCCCTGCCGCCGGTGGAGCTGGAAGCCACAGGCCTCGTGGCGGATCCGAAGGCACTGGCGGCGGAGCTGGCCCGGCAGGTCAAATAA
- a CDS encoding formate dehydrogenase accessory sulfurtransferase FdhD yields the protein MSESASIELTHLQLGHPPENRQDVVAIEEPLEIRVEGRSVAVVMRTPGHDEELVAGFLVTEGVISSSRDILEISQCPSVNNEHGNIVDVLLGRAVVNWESLTRHVFSASSCGLCGKTSIESVFQKFPPLASAQCSVSGVQSSVSEAATLNTVNCKLNTENSALHVSPELISQLPAKLRAAQETFSKTGGLHASALFDSQGELIVIREDVGRHNALDKVLGYALQRNLLPLSKHILLVSGRVSFEIIQKALAGGIPVLAAISAPSSLAVDFARNSGQTLIGFLRGETMNVYSHPERLQLPTPA from the coding sequence ATGAGCGAGTCCGCCTCCATCGAATTGACACATCTTCAGTTAGGCCATCCGCCTGAAAACCGTCAGGACGTCGTGGCCATCGAAGAGCCTCTGGAGATCCGGGTCGAGGGCCGCAGCGTCGCCGTCGTCATGCGCACTCCCGGACATGATGAGGAGCTCGTCGCCGGATTCCTCGTTACCGAAGGCGTCATCTCCAGCAGCCGCGACATCCTGGAAATCTCCCAATGCCCCAGTGTGAACAATGAGCACGGCAACATCGTGGACGTCCTGCTCGGCCGCGCCGTCGTGAACTGGGAATCCCTGACCCGGCATGTCTTCAGCGCCTCAAGCTGCGGCCTTTGCGGGAAGACGAGCATTGAGTCGGTGTTTCAAAAATTTCCACCGCTCGCAAGCGCACAGTGTTCAGTTTCCGGTGTTCAGTCTTCAGTCTCCGAAGCCGCGACTCTGAATACTGTAAACTGTAAACTGAATACTGAAAACTCCGCCCTCCACGTCAGTCCCGAATTGATCTCCCAACTCCCTGCCAAACTCCGCGCCGCCCAGGAAACCTTCTCCAAAACCGGCGGCCTCCATGCGAGCGCTCTCTTCGATTCCCAGGGGGAGCTCATCGTCATCCGCGAGGATGTAGGGCGGCACAATGCCCTGGACAAGGTGCTCGGCTACGCCTTGCAGCGGAACCTGCTCCCGCTCTCGAAACACATTTTGTTAGTCAGTGGCCGCGTTTCCTTTGAGATAATTCAGAAGGCCCTGGCTGGCGGCATCCCCGTCCTGGCCGCCATTTCCGCCCCCAGCAGCCTGGCGGTGGACTTTGCCCGAAATTCAGGGCAGACTCTCATCGGCTTTCTGCGAGGAGAGACGATGAACGTCTAT
- a CDS encoding DUF2167 domain-containing protein, with product MISLRTLTLAGLFMGLVTPVLQAQEAPAEAPPTQEEQAAMAKAFLDRVETFGWTREGTGNLGSIAQVKIPQGWRFTDGNGTREMLKLSGNLTGESELGMLTTEDAGPWVIFEFDDSGYVKDDEKDKLDADAMLVSLREGQEMGNERRREMGLSELKLLGWAVAPRFNDQTKNLEWALRVGSDNGESINYSTRLLGRHGVMEVDLVCGPEEMNTLLPQYQNIIAGFQYLTGNSYAEYQSGDKVAKYGLTALVAGGAAVAAGKMGLFAKLAGFFGKLGKAAILVVVGIGVALKSLFGKLFGKREQI from the coding sequence ATGATATCCCTACGCACACTCACATTGGCAGGTCTCTTCATGGGCCTGGTCACCCCAGTTTTACAGGCTCAGGAGGCTCCGGCGGAAGCCCCGCCCACGCAGGAAGAGCAGGCCGCGATGGCCAAGGCCTTTCTGGACCGTGTGGAAACCTTTGGCTGGACGCGGGAAGGCACCGGCAATCTGGGCAGCATCGCCCAGGTGAAGATTCCGCAAGGCTGGCGCTTCACCGATGGCAACGGTACCCGCGAGATGCTCAAACTTTCGGGCAACCTCACCGGGGAGTCTGAGCTCGGCATGCTCACCACGGAAGATGCCGGTCCCTGGGTCATCTTTGAATTTGATGATTCTGGTTATGTCAAAGATGACGAGAAGGACAAGCTGGATGCTGATGCGATGCTGGTCTCCCTCCGTGAGGGCCAGGAGATGGGTAATGAGCGCCGTCGCGAGATGGGCTTGTCCGAATTAAAACTGCTCGGCTGGGCGGTGGCTCCGCGCTTCAATGACCAGACCAAAAACCTGGAGTGGGCGCTGCGGGTCGGCTCCGATAATGGCGAGTCCATCAACTACAGCACCCGCTTGCTGGGCCGTCATGGCGTGATGGAAGTGGATCTCGTCTGCGGTCCGGAAGAAATGAACACGCTTCTGCCGCAGTATCAGAACATCATTGCCGGATTTCAATACCTCACGGGCAACAGCTATGCCGAATACCAGTCCGGTGACAAGGTGGCCAAGTATGGCCTCACGGCTCTCGTTGCCGGGGGCGCTGCGGTAGCTGCCGGTAAGATGGGCCTCTTTGCCAAGCTCGCCGGTTTTTTTGGCAAGCTGGGGAAGGCCGCCATTTTGGTGGTGGTCGGTATTGGCGTAGCGTTAAAGAGCCTTTTTGGAAAACTCTTTGGCAAGCGCGAGCAGATCTGA
- a CDS encoding pseudouridine synthase, with protein sequence MKLDRFLAKQSSLGRSAAHRLIAARRVAVDGQVCTDNQQEVSRFHQITLDGTVLQRAQRALYLMLHKPVGILSATSDPVHPTVMDLIDDPDKHTLHIAGRLDRSTSGLVLLTNDGRWSKRLTEPLERVPKVYLVDTAEDILPEAVAAFAAGFYFHTEDLTTLPAGLEILAPRQARVTLYEGRYHQVKRMFHRVQNRVTALHRESIDGIRLPADLAPGQWRNLTVEEVGAFGVSA encoded by the coding sequence ATGAAACTGGACCGCTTCCTCGCCAAACAATCTTCTCTGGGCCGCAGCGCCGCCCATCGGTTGATCGCCGCGCGTCGTGTCGCCGTGGATGGACAGGTGTGCACGGACAACCAGCAGGAGGTCAGCCGCTTTCACCAGATCACCCTGGATGGCACCGTGCTACAGCGGGCGCAGCGGGCGCTTTATCTCATGCTTCACAAGCCTGTGGGCATCCTCAGCGCGACCTCGGATCCCGTGCATCCGACCGTGATGGATTTGATTGACGATCCGGACAAACACACACTCCACATCGCTGGCCGTCTGGACCGCAGCACCTCCGGCCTGGTTCTGTTGACCAATGATGGCCGCTGGTCTAAGCGCCTCACTGAGCCGCTGGAGCGCGTGCCGAAAGTCTATCTCGTGGATACCGCCGAGGACATCCTGCCAGAAGCCGTCGCCGCCTTTGCCGCCGGTTTTTATTTCCATACCGAAGACCTCACCACCCTGCCCGCCGGGCTGGAAATCCTGGCTCCGCGCCAGGCCCGGGTCACGCTTTATGAAGGGCGTTATCATCAGGTGAAGCGCATGTTTCACCGCGTGCAAAACCGCGTCACCGCCCTGCATCGCGAAAGCATCGACGGCATCCGCCTGCCAGCGGATCTCGCCCCCGGTCAGTGGCGAAATTTGACGGTGGAGGAGGTAGGGGCGTTTGGAGTTTCGGCCTAA
- the nadB gene encoding L-aspartate oxidase, producing the protein MTDYDFIIVGSGAGGLSAALHASEHGNVAIITKRGALDSNSNWAQGGIACVTSELDSIEEHVSDTLIAGAGLCNEAAVRTIVTEGPDRIAELVKWGVHFDQKEASDGHLEFDLTREGGHSQRRVLHAADATGRELTEKLLAAVKERPNITIYENHFAIDVITTAKLGFVTEDRVLGLYVLNEATQEVVTFRSDRIVLSTGGCGRVYLYTTNPRVATGDGVAMAWRAGASIANMEFIQFHPTCLYHPQKRSFLITEAMRGEGARLIDNQGNEFMHKYDPRGSLAPRDIVARAIDSEIKRTGGPCVYLDISHRSADFILSHFPNIYRACLEVDIDITKQPIPVVPAAHYQCGGVVTDVNGATRIRGLCAVGEVGCTGLHGANRLASNSLLECLVISHRAVDHMLRKMPIGKEAEQTYSIPPWQSGEAVDNDELVVIYHNWDEIRRLMWDYVSILRTTKRLQRAAARLRNLKREVQEFYWNFRITSELLELRNLVETASLIVECAIRRNESRGLHFTLDYPEKDLVREPADTVVRRY; encoded by the coding sequence GTGACTGATTACGATTTCATCATTGTCGGCAGCGGTGCCGGTGGTCTCAGCGCAGCGCTGCATGCTTCCGAGCACGGAAACGTCGCCATCATCACCAAGCGTGGTGCACTGGATTCCAATTCCAACTGGGCCCAGGGCGGCATCGCTTGCGTCACCAGCGAGCTGGACAGCATTGAGGAGCACGTGAGCGATACGCTGATCGCCGGCGCGGGCCTGTGCAATGAGGCCGCTGTCCGCACCATCGTCACCGAGGGTCCGGACCGTATCGCCGAGCTGGTGAAGTGGGGCGTGCACTTCGACCAAAAGGAGGCCTCGGATGGGCATCTGGAATTTGACCTCACCCGTGAAGGCGGCCACTCCCAGCGGCGCGTGCTCCATGCCGCCGATGCCACTGGCCGCGAGCTGACGGAGAAGCTGCTGGCCGCCGTGAAAGAGCGGCCCAACATCACCATCTACGAAAATCACTTCGCCATTGATGTCATCACCACGGCCAAGCTGGGTTTCGTCACGGAAGACCGTGTGCTCGGCCTTTACGTGCTGAACGAGGCCACCCAGGAAGTCGTCACTTTCCGTTCAGACCGCATTGTGCTTTCCACCGGCGGCTGCGGGCGTGTGTATCTTTACACCACCAATCCCCGCGTTGCCACGGGGGATGGCGTCGCCATGGCCTGGCGCGCTGGGGCCAGCATCGCGAACATGGAGTTCATCCAGTTCCACCCCACCTGCCTGTATCACCCGCAGAAGCGCTCCTTCCTCATCACCGAGGCCATGCGTGGCGAAGGCGCCCGGCTTATTGACAACCAGGGGAATGAATTCATGCACAAGTATGATCCGCGCGGCTCCCTGGCCCCGCGTGACATCGTCGCCCGCGCCATTGACAGTGAGATCAAGCGCACTGGCGGCCCCTGCGTGTATCTGGACATCTCCCACCGTTCCGCAGACTTCATCCTCAGCCATTTCCCCAATATTTACCGAGCCTGTCTGGAGGTGGACATTGACATCACCAAGCAGCCGATCCCCGTCGTCCCCGCCGCCCATTACCAGTGCGGCGGCGTTGTCACCGATGTGAATGGTGCCACCCGCATTCGCGGCCTCTGCGCCGTGGGGGAGGTCGGCTGCACCGGCCTGCACGGGGCCAACCGCCTGGCCAGCAACTCCCTTTTGGAATGCCTCGTCATCTCCCATCGCGCGGTGGACCACATGCTGCGCAAGATGCCCATCGGCAAAGAGGCCGAGCAGACCTATAGCATTCCTCCCTGGCAGAGCGGCGAGGCCGTGGACAACGACGAGCTCGTCGTCATCTACCACAACTGGGATGAGATCCGCCGCCTCATGTGGGACTACGTCTCCATCCTCCGCACCACCAAGCGCCTCCAGCGCGCCGCCGCCCGCCTCCGAAATCTGAAGCGCGAAGTCCAGGAATTCTACTGGAACTTCCGCATCACCAGCGAGCTGCTCGAGCTCCGCAACCTCGTCGAAACCGCTTCACTGATCGTCGAATGCGCCATCCGGCGGAATGAAAGCCGCGGCCTGCATTTCACGCTGGATTATCCGGAGAAGGATTTGGTCCGGGAGCCGGCGGATACGGTGGTTAGAAGGTATTAG
- the lpxK gene encoding tetraacyldisaccharide 4'-kinase produces MKDTLEDLEQFIIDVIIHNRRGLRATCMRAAFWFLSGIYSGAVRLRLKLYRERYLHDHHLGVPVISIGNITVGGTGKTPVVELFAKALLAQGRRVAILSRGYKSKRQRKIPLSWRIAAKLGLARKPRELLPRVVSDGEKVLLDSYVAGDEPFMLAQNCKGVPVVVDRNRVKAGAHAIRKFGADVLILDDGLQYLKLKHRHDIVLVDKTAPFGTGYMLPRGTLREPPASLRRASYIFLTKSDGDSGEIIEKIRKHNSVAEIIECRHRPVHFENIHTGELLPLDSFRGKYVGALSGIAVPESFENGLRKLGAKVHWTVRFTDHHRFQEKEIIQFIDRCEKADAYAILTTEKDFVRFPKSLPDEIPIYFLRVEIEIIKGREIFDKLVRLIAEPRHVTQGIVSAELVESTS; encoded by the coding sequence ATGAAGGACACCCTCGAAGATCTCGAACAATTCATCATTGATGTCATCATCCACAACCGACGTGGATTGAGGGCGACGTGCATGCGTGCCGCGTTCTGGTTCCTTTCCGGCATCTATTCCGGGGCCGTGCGCCTGCGGCTGAAACTTTATCGCGAGCGATATCTGCACGACCACCACCTCGGCGTACCCGTCATCAGCATTGGCAACATCACGGTGGGCGGCACGGGCAAGACCCCCGTGGTGGAGCTGTTTGCCAAGGCCCTTTTGGCCCAGGGCCGGCGGGTGGCCATCCTCAGCCGGGGATACAAAAGCAAACGCCAGCGCAAGATCCCGCTGAGCTGGCGCATCGCCGCCAAACTCGGTCTGGCCCGCAAGCCGCGTGAGCTGCTGCCGCGTGTCGTTTCCGATGGTGAAAAAGTCCTGCTGGATTCCTACGTGGCCGGGGATGAGCCCTTCATGCTGGCGCAAAACTGCAAAGGCGTGCCCGTGGTGGTGGACCGCAACCGCGTGAAAGCCGGTGCCCATGCCATCCGCAAGTTCGGCGCGGATGTGCTCATCCTCGATGACGGCCTGCAATACCTGAAGCTCAAGCATCGCCATGACATCGTCCTGGTGGACAAAACCGCCCCCTTCGGCACCGGCTACATGCTCCCGCGCGGCACCCTGCGCGAGCCGCCCGCCAGCCTCCGCCGCGCCAGCTACATCTTCCTCACCAAGTCCGATGGCGACAGCGGCGAGATCATCGAAAAGATCCGCAAACACAACTCGGTGGCTGAGATCATCGAGTGCCGCCACCGGCCGGTGCACTTTGAAAACATCCACACGGGCGAGCTCCTGCCGCTGGATTCCTTTCGTGGCAAATACGTCGGTGCCCTGTCCGGCATCGCCGTGCCGGAGAGCTTTGAAAACGGCCTGCGCAAGCTCGGTGCCAAGGTCCACTGGACCGTCCGTTTCACCGATCACCACCGCTTCCAGGAAAAGGAGATCATTCAGTTCATTGACCGTTGCGAAAAGGCCGATGCCTACGCCATCCTCACCACCGAAAAGGATTTCGTGCGCTTCCCCAAATCCCTTCCCGATGAAATCCCCATCTACTTCCTCCGCGTTGAGATCGAGATCATCAAAGGCCGCGAGATCTTTGACAAACTGGTGCGCCTCATCGCCGAGCCACGCCACGTGACCCAGGGCATTGTCAGCGCCGAGCTTGTGGAGTCCACCTCATGA
- a CDS encoding mandelate racemase/muconate lactonizing enzyme family protein, which produces MKNTDIRITEAKVYFLPVTMRVPLKFGPETVTNTVVLRTQVKVEDRDGRSATGWGETPLSVSWVWPSTLAVAERARRMEDFSVQLATKLVQSGLTGHPMEIGQDFIHGPLAETLAAANTAAGGPEMPYLGSLVAFSAFDIAVHDAYGNLLEKDVYETYTAEHMNRDLSAFIQAEEGSGLTFTGKYPADYLIKDAPKSLPVWHLVGGVDALEEADLTGSEPKDEHPLLLADWIQRDGLKCLKVKLRGTDAEWDYERMVRVGRIGLANGVIWLSADFNCTVKDPAYVNAITDRLLANEPEIYARTLYVEQPFPYDLEAHQIDVRSVSARKPLFLDESAHDWEFVRLGRRLGWSGVALKTCKTQTGALLSLCWAKAHGMPLMVQDLTNPMLAIIPHVRLAAHAGTIQGVECNAMQFYPDASTVEEAVHPGLYRRRSGVVDFSSLGGSGFGYRVDEIHRTLPDCAAHAVA; this is translated from the coding sequence ATGAAGAACACGGACATCCGAATCACTGAGGCCAAAGTCTATTTCCTTCCTGTCACCATGCGGGTGCCTTTGAAGTTCGGTCCTGAAACCGTGACCAATACCGTAGTGCTCCGTACCCAGGTGAAAGTAGAGGATCGGGATGGCCGCAGCGCCACCGGCTGGGGCGAGACGCCGCTGAGCGTTTCCTGGGTCTGGCCGAGCACCCTGGCCGTGGCGGAACGGGCACGGCGGATGGAGGACTTCTCCGTACAACTGGCCACCAAGCTGGTGCAGAGCGGCCTGACCGGGCATCCCATGGAAATCGGCCAGGACTTCATCCACGGCCCCCTGGCTGAAACACTGGCGGCGGCGAACACGGCCGCAGGCGGACCGGAGATGCCTTACCTGGGCTCCCTGGTGGCCTTCAGCGCCTTCGACATCGCAGTTCATGATGCCTATGGCAACCTCCTGGAGAAAGATGTCTATGAGACCTACACGGCCGAGCATATGAATCGCGACCTGTCCGCCTTTATCCAGGCGGAGGAAGGCAGCGGCCTCACCTTTACCGGCAAGTATCCGGCGGACTACCTGATCAAGGACGCACCCAAAAGCCTGCCCGTCTGGCACCTCGTCGGCGGCGTGGATGCACTGGAGGAAGCGGACCTCACTGGCAGCGAGCCGAAGGATGAGCACCCGCTTCTGCTGGCAGACTGGATCCAGCGCGACGGACTGAAGTGCCTGAAGGTCAAGCTGCGCGGCACGGATGCCGAATGGGATTACGAACGCATGGTGCGGGTGGGCCGGATCGGCCTGGCCAATGGCGTGATCTGGCTGAGTGCGGACTTTAACTGCACCGTCAAAGACCCCGCGTATGTGAATGCGATTACCGACCGCCTGCTGGCCAATGAACCCGAGATCTATGCCCGCACATTGTATGTCGAGCAGCCTTTCCCTTATGATCTGGAAGCGCACCAGATTGATGTGCGCAGTGTCTCCGCCCGCAAGCCCCTGTTCCTGGATGAAAGCGCCCATGACTGGGAATTCGTGCGCCTGGGCCGCCGCCTGGGCTGGTCCGGCGTGGCGCTGAAGACCTGCAAAACACAGACTGGCGCGCTACTGAGCCTGTGCTGGGCCAAGGCCCACGGCATGCCGCTCATGGTGCAGGATCTGACCAACCCGATGCTGGCCATCATCCCGCATGTGCGCCTGGCGGCCCATGCCGGCACCATCCAGGGCGTGGAGTGCAATGCCATGCAGTTTTACCCCGATGCCTCCACCGTCGAAGAAGCGGTCCATCCTGGTCTCTACCGCCGCCGCAGCGGCGTGGTGGATTTCAGCAGCCTCGGCGGCAGCGGATTTGGCTACCGTGTGGATGAAATCCACCGCACCCTGCCCGACTGCGCCGCCCACGCCGTCGCCTGA